A stretch of the Peromyscus leucopus breed LL Stock chromosome 10, UCI_PerLeu_2.1, whole genome shotgun sequence genome encodes the following:
- the Cxcl13 gene encoding C-X-C motif chemokine 13, translating to MRFSAAAALLLLLASCLSPGHGILEAHYTNLKCRCPKMSLAFIHPNIIERIQVTPPGNGCPKTEVVIWTKTKKVLCVNPHARWLQKVLKFVRSKNVISTPSAPVSKRRTT from the exons ATGAGGTTCAGCGCTGCAGCAGCCCTGCTTCTCCTGCTGGCCAGCTGCCTCTCTCCAGGCCACG GTATCCTGGAGGCTCATTACACAAACCTCAAGTGTAGATGTCCCAAAATGAGCTTGGCCTTTATCCACCCAAACATCATAGAGCGGATTCAAGTCACACCTCCTGGGAACGGCTGCCCAAAGACTGAAGTCGT GATCTGGACAAAGACTAAGAAAGTTCTATGTGTGAATCCTCACGCCAGATGGTTACAAAAAGTATTAAAATTTGTACGGAG CAAAAATGTAATTTCAACTCCCTCGGCTCCAGTGAGCAAGAGAAGGACTACTTGA
- the LOC114695740 gene encoding LOW QUALITY PROTEIN: heterogeneous nuclear ribonucleoprotein C-like (The sequence of the model RefSeq protein was modified relative to this genomic sequence to represent the inferred CDS: inserted 2 bases in 1 codon): protein MASNVINKTDPRSMNSCAFPGNLNTLVVKKSXVEAIFSKYGKIVGCSVHQGFAFIQFVNERNARAAVTGQDGRVIAGQVLDINLAAEPKVNRGKAGVKQSAAEMCGSSFVVDYDFQRDYYDRMYSCPARPPPPPPPLPPPPPIVQAVVPSKHQHISGNTFRRGKSGFNSKSRQRGSSSKSGKELTQIKQKVDSLLESLEKIEKEQSKQSVEMKNEKSEEEQSSASVKRDETNVKMESEAGTDDSAEEGDLLDDDDSEDRGSYSQLELIKDDENEAEEGEDDRDSANGEDDS from the exons ATGGCTAGCAATGTTATCAACAAAACAGACCCTCGATCCATGAATTCCTGTGCATTCCCTGGGAATCTCAATACACTTGTGGTCAAGAAGTC TGTGGAGGCAATCTTTTCAAAGTACGGCAAAATTGTGGGTTGCTCTGTGCATCAGGGCTTTGCCTTCATCCAGTTTGTTAACGAAAGAAATGCTCGAGCTGCTGTAACTGGACAGGATGGCAGAGTGATTGCTGGCCAGGTTTTAGATATTAATCTGGCTGCAGAGCCAAAAGTGAACCGAGGAAAAGCAGGTGTGAAACAATCTGCAGCGGAGATGTGTGGTTCCTCATTTGTTGTGGACTATGACTTTCAACGGGATTATTATGACAGGATGTACAGTTGCCCAGcacgtcctcctcctcctcctcctcctcttcctcctcctcctcctattgtCCAAGCTGTGGTGCCTTCTAAACACCAGCACATTTCTGGAAACACCTTTCGAAGGGGGAAAAGTGGATTCAATTCGAAGAGTAGACAACGGGGATCTTCATCCAAGTCTGGAAAGGAGCTGACTCAGATAAAGCAAAAAGTGGATTCTCTGCTGGAAAGCCTggaaaaaattgaaaaggaacaaagcaagcAATCTGTAGAGATGAAGAATGAAAAGTCTGAAGAAGAGCAGAGCAGTGCCTCTGTGAAAAGAGATGAGACTAACGTGAAGATGGAGTCCGAGGCCGGCACAGATGACTCTGCTGAGGAGGGTGACCTGCTGGACGATGATGACAGTGAAGATCGGGGGTCGTACAGCCAGCTGGAGTTGATCAAGGATGATGAAAacgaggctgaggaaggagaggatgaCAGAGACAGCGCCAATGGAGAGGATGACTCTTAA